The stretch of DNA ACGCAGCATGTCGAGTGGAGGACAACGCACCATTGAGGATGGCCCGGTCGGTGGCAAGGAAGCCGTCCTGGAGACCGCGAGAGTAGTCACCAGTCTTGAAGCTGTCCTGCTTGGCAATGATCTTGTGTATGTTCTCGCCGGCGAAGAGGGCTACTTTGTCACCTCCGTGGCCGTCAAAGACGCCGAAGAAGGACAGCTTGTCGGGATGCTTCTTGGGGTCGGTCGAGTTGGGGttgccgaggtcgaggacggccgtGTGGGAATCCTCCATGCTGATGCGCCAACCCTGCATGGCGGACAGGCCATAGATGAGTCTATCAtcctcgcccttgtcggAAGTCTGCGGCGGGGGGTCAAGGTCAGCATTCTGGAAGGGGCCGACAAGGCGGGCAAGTCGGGCGCGCGTCAtcgagaggaggaggaggaggaggaggaagagggagcGCGTTGCGGCGTGTCATGACCACgaagcgcctcgtcgccggccgggcgTGGTGGGGAAACGGCAggaagggagagaggggtCGTGACGATGCGAGCACGAGgctgacggcgggcgagcaggcaggcaggacgGGGAGGAGATGCTCGGTCGGGAGCGGTCGCGTAGTCgggagaagacgaggcccGCGCAGCACGGGGCTCGCGGGAGGGCATGGACGCACCTTTTCGACAACGGGCTCCGAGAGGGTTTGGCCCATGGTGGCAGTCTGGTGGGCAGCTGAGGCGAGCTACCGCGGGGATTGCCAGGcagggaaggggagggaggaagtGAGGGAGGTGGGATGGGAAAATGCAGGAGGGGAGATCCAGCGCCGGGTCGTCGTGGAGCAGAATGCGTGGATCGGAGACGCGGCGAGACGATGCAGGGATTGAGGTTGTGGgtgggagaagggggagtGGGCGGAGGGGTGGTGCGTGGTGGTGAGAGAGAATCCAGTGTGGTGAGCGATGGggtttggtggtggtggtggtggtggcggcggcgccggcgatggtggGTGACTTGCCTAGGTAACCTAATAACTGCCCGCCCGTCAGTGGCGAGCCAGTGCGGGAGAAACAGGTCGGCGGCCCAGCAtgagcgcgcgcgagagcccagcccagggacgcggcgcggggcgacggggggggcgggcaggacagggcagggcgcaCCTAGGTACCCCTTGGTAGACTGCCCGGCTGGCAGGCAGTGGAGGCAATGACGGGCAACTGGGGGAGGCAAGGAGCACCCCGCCTGCCTTGGAcggatggaggcggccaGCGCTAGGCGGCCAGGCGCCCGCCAGACAGGGAGAAGCTGgagggcatggcggccaccTCAAAGGCCACCAACCTACGAGGTACCTACGACATgcacccaccaccagcaccccGCTACGTACCACAACGGatgccgccatcaccaccaccaccgcctcacTTCGCGCGCCCCGCTGCAcggagtcgccgccgccgccgccgccagctgcgctgcgccgccttgcccaGCTCTACCTCCTATCTATCAGGTTGTCAgcggtggtgctggtacTGGACCTAGACCAGCTTAGTGGGTGGATGTTGTTggcggaggacgaggtgacGAGCAAAATCGGACTTGctggggggcggggcgcgggaAGCGGGGTAGTACCAGTACTTCTGGTATCACCGCGATTTGGcccgccacccgcgccaGGACGGCCAGGCGAGACATGTACCTGTCTGTTCCGCAGCGACGACCCTAGCCTGGTCCCCCCCTTCTGGGTGCCtccccgccagcggcacACGACGGGCGCGATTCTATTGTGCGCTTCCGCCGCTGAGTCGGGTTCCCAGGCAGAGCcctcgcggcgacggcgggatAGGCACTGCGGACTCTTCTtggctcgacgaggccacaATGACACTCGAAGTCCCATCAGTGGCTCGGGTGAGGGCCCTACGCACAAGCTTCATAGTAGGTATCACGATGGAGAGTCCTACGGCACTTGGACGCATCACATTCAGAAGTAATTCTCACTTCTTCACCAGCCGTCGCCCCCACGAACCAACCAAAACGAACCTCGGGCCGCGGGGTAATAAGGCATACATACCTACGTATGTGTTCCGGAGCCATAGGCCCTTGCAGACTTGGCCATGCTGTCCATTGTGTGTGCGAAAATCCATTACCACCGCCGAAATTTTCATTGACCTGCCTGGGATCATACCTAGCGGAACAAGAGAGCCCGCGCTCATGGACCAAGTCCCCGGCTAGGCCGCCCCCAAAGGTGCAAAATTTTGCCGTGCGTGGCTGGCGGTGGTCGCGTGTtctgcccggccgccgcggggacgACGATCCGAGCCACTAACAGGCCGCAGGCGGCCACACTCCTCCTAGCccagtagtagtagtacccTAGTACCTGTAGCGGTCTCCGTTCCACAGGGCATCCTCCCCAGAGTTCAGTGGGAGCTCTTCGGCAATACAGGAGGacagcagggcagggcagggcagggcaggcccGGTTCAGGCACGGGCACGTGGTGGCCATGACGGAATCATGATGGCGCCATTGTTCGTCGGCAGCGCGTTCCTTGCCAGCACCGCCTTTTTGCACGCCAACTGTACCTAGTCTGGGCAAGGTGGATATAAGCCAAGTTGTCAATACCTAGATTTGCAGCAATGATGGCATCTGCGGCCCCGACGACTGGGagaccctccctcccacagCCTTCGCTTCTCCGCGCACgcttgcagcagcacggcgctgcACACAGGCAGGTGACGACACCTGCGCTGCAGTAAGACGGGTTGACGTGCTCATACATACAGCGAGCGTCCTTCGGCCGATGGCCCGCTTCGGCCGGTTTCGCAGCGCAAGGCTCCGCTTCTCATAGGTGCCGGCTACCTGCAGGTAAGACGCTTCGTGCAAAAAGTATTTGGTAGCATGTATACCGTAGGGAATAGTGCACCTGGTGCATTCGTACTACATACTAGGTGCTACCGACTTACTCTATATACTACTAATTAGGTAGGTCCGATGGATGGTATACATGGGAGCGTGCAACGAGCCGCAGTTCCCTGCCGTGcacgcagcggcggctgtATACCTCGCACAATGTCTCGTCCTGAGGTGATATCCCCCCCGCTTACCAAGGTTGGTACACAGGCTTGGCAGGTAGGTAACTACAGGTGCCCCAAAGGCGCAGCCGCAACACGCCACCAATGCCGAGAACCGGCACGGCTGCAGTGCTGAGTTCTCGTCCTCCGTTTATGCTTGACGTTTCGCCCGCTGTCTGACTGGCTTCATCCCATGTCGTAGGTGGTCACAAGTCACGCGCCCCCAAAGCCCCAtcacgacggcaaggacggctcgcctcgccttATTACCTGCATTCAATAGACGCGCCCGTCCACCCAACAGAAcgggccccccctcccccaaagCTTCAAACTGCGACCCAActcagcccagccaagcACCGGTAATAGGAAAAATTGCCCCACGGAGACACCCAGAATGCCATTCGCTCAATCAGGCaagtgggtggtgggtggtggctCGGCATTCGATTTCAACTCAAGCTTTCTCTTGTCCTGCCCTAGCTAAACCCCGTTGCCGTTTCTTGTGGTTACAATCTCCAGATTCTAGCTTAGATTCTGAGCAACGCCACCATCCGCAGACATTTATACGCTTATATCGCCGACGACTGATAGTAGGCCAGTGTCTCAGCTTCGTCTGTGTTTCccagaggaagaagggggagAGACTTGGGGGAGTCTCGGCGAAGCACGACTTCGCTGGCATGGCGAATACTGTAGGCCTCAACGCCCCGGCGCTCGACCCGTCTCTTGCCCAAAAGTCCAGACAGGCGTCAAGCGACATCGTCTCGGGAGAGGCATAATCCATATGACATTCTGCGAGTCGACAAGCtgcccgcagccgcgccagtGGCCCTGCTGGCCCGGGCTGGAAACAGGCCGGCGAACCCCCCACGTGGCGCGAGCTGCACTAGATCAGATAAGATAATCGGCCAACTTATTTCGcatcccaccaccacaaccaccacaaccaccaccaccacaccgcCAATGGTGCCCCGGCGGTTTTCTTCTTCGTTGAAGTAACGCGCTAAACTGCCTTTGCTACGTGCCGGTCCCCTCCAGTCATGACCGGTCTCTAGTCGGGAAGGCCTGccctcgcatcgcatcgtaTTCACCATTTATACCccgtcgcccccccccccgtaCACTCGATGCAACGATCGTCCTCTTGAAAAGGCCCCCTGAACATGAGTCCGTACAATTTTGGTAGACGACCTTCAATCTGCAAAGTGGATTCTGCAGCCAGAACTAGCCTTGGGGCTGCACATCCCTTCGTCGTACTACACTTGTGTACCATCCTTCACCATGACGTCCGACAGCCGCGCATCACCTGCAACCAAGACGTCCGACGTACGCCAGACGAGCATGATCGATGATGCTCACAATGTCCCTGAAGAAGCGGCTTTTGCGCTCACCGGTAGTACCAGCCCTGGCGTCAAGCGCATggaggccgtcgcgcggcacATGAGTCGTCCAGGGCGTGTCATGCTGTTTGTGggcatcttcatcgtcgccTACGTCTACTCGCTCGACATATCGCTCCGCTACGCCTACCAGcccaccgccaccgacaGCTTCAGCACGCACTCGCTCCTGGCCACCGTCTCCGTCCTGCGGagcgtcatcgccgccgcggcccagcccaCGTCGGCCAAGATCGCCGACGTCTTTGGCCGcatggagctgctgctgctctccatTCTCTTTTACGTCGTGGGTACAATCGTCGACGCTACTTCGAACGGCGTGGAGGCGTTttcggccggcgcggtgctGTACCAGGTCGGCTTCACCTGCGTGTcgttcctcgtcgaggttATCCTCTCCGACGTCACGTCCCTGCGCGCCCGGCTGCTCTTCTCGTACGTCCCCGTCAGCCCGTTCCTCATCAACGCCTGGgtcagcggcgacgtcgctgctgcagcgtTGGACAGGATCGGCTGGCGCCTGGGGATTGGCATGTGGGCCGTCATCTATCCCATGTCGACCATCCCGCTCTTCGCTGCCATGTGGTGGGCTCACCGCCGCGCGAAACGGGCAGGCGATCTGGGCAAGTACAAGACGCCGTTCCAGCTcctcgggggcggcgcgctcgccaAGGCGCTGTTCTGGCAGCTCGACGTGATAGGCATGGTGCTGATGATTGCGGTgctcgccctcatcctcgtgCCGTTGACGCTTGCCGGaggctcctcgacgacgtggcaCCAGGGACACATCATCGCGcccctcgtcatcggcatgCTCTGCATCCCGGCTTTTGTGTTTtgggaggccaaggccaagcatCCCATGATCCCCCTTCACCTGCTCAAGGACCGCATGGTCTGGGGTGCGCTCGGGGTCATTGCGGCCATGaactgcgccgccgccgttcagGGCGACTACCTCTAcaccgtcctcgtcatctcgTTCAACCAGTCCGTCCTTAGCGCCACGCGCATCACGAATCTATATTCCTTCACGGCCTGCCTGACGGGTCTGTtcttcggcgtcgtcgtgtaCAAGCTGAGGCGCCTCAAGTGGATCATCGTCTGCGGCTCAGGGCTTCACCTCGTCGCGTTCGGACTGCTGATACAgttccgcggcggcggcggggccgacTACGCTGGCATGGTCGGCGCGCAGGTGCTCTTGGGCGTCTCGTGCGGCATGTTCACctacgccgccctcgcgagCATCCAGGCGGCAACGCGGCACGAGCACCTCGCTGTCATCACGGGCGTGTACTTTGCGTGCTTCAACGTCGGGGGCGCCATCGGCAACGCCATCTCGGGCGCCATCTGGACGCAGCTCCTGCCggggcagctgcagcaggaccTGGCGCCGTTTGGCAACGATACGCTCCCGGGCCTCGTATACGAGTCGCCCTTTACCACCATTGAGGGGTACCCGTGGGGCTCTCCCGAGAGAGACGGGGTCGTGGCGTCGTATAGGCACACGCAGAGGATCCTATGCATCACGGGCATCTGCATCGCGTCGTTGGTCTGCGTCTTCGCGCTGTGTCTCCGCGATCCGCGGTTGACGGATGAGCAATCTCTGCCCAACGCCGAGGTCAAAGCCAAGCCGTCGGACGCCGAACTTGTATCAAAGGCAGCTCGCTAACGGTGCGAACGATGAACCATACAGAGTAAACGGACCCTAATAGTGTGGATTGAATTCAAAGTCTCCTGTACGAAGTGCTCTTTCTACGGACTCGTGCTGGCTACTGCCAATCGAGAGCtttgcttcttctccttgttCCAGAAAGATCGCAAAACGAAGAGCATACCAATCATACATACATCAAGAGCAATTGTCCAGTTATATCCAATGAGGTAGCGTGGCGCGTCTACTGTCTTCCATGCTCTTTGACATGTTAGTCAACCCCGCATACCTGGAgagaggggcgggggcgcaACTTACAAAAGGGGAATCCAGGCCCCAAAGACATTGCCAATAGTGTTCATGCTactgatgacgatggcgcgctcctcggcgttgcCCGCGCAAATCTCGTTGGCCCAGGCGTAgatgacgccggcgatgccgtccgccgagccggcgaggaagaaggcgaagaATTTGAGGCCGGTGGGGACGTGCCAGATGGCGAGCACGATGCTGGCAAAAATGTTGAGCCCGGCCGTCACGGCGATGAGCGGCACCTTGGCGTCGTACGCGTCGGACAGGACGCCGCATATGAGAGACGCGACAATGGTGACGGCGGGGGagacggtggtgatggtgttgatggcctcgacgccgtagCCCTGTTCCTTGAGCCACAGCGGCAGGCCGCTATTAGAGGacacgccgtcggcctgagagaagaagaaggcgaaggCGACAAGGACCCAGAAGTGCCAGCCGGAGAGGACGGAGCGGACGACGGGGATGGTGAGCGGCTTGCGGGGCTCGCGgtgctcggcggccatgcggtcgcgcgcgagctggaccTCACGCTGCGAGAGGAACAGGGTCCGCGGCGTTTCGGGCTGCCCGGGGAGCgtgacgaagccgaggatgGCCACGGGAAAGGTGCACGAGAAGCCTTTATGCACAATGAGCGCATGAACCTACACATACACATTCACACAGCCTCACGGGCCCAGAAGCAAGGAGAGACAAGGACGGTACGCACAGATTATGTacagccagcgccagccctcGATGCCGTGGAGCATGTTGAGCCCGGCGTGGGCGCCCGTCTGAATGTAGCCGGCGCTCATGCCGCCGACCTGGCtggcgacgaagaagagggcggagcggcggctcAGCTCGGAGCGCTTATACCAGCAGCCGAGATACCACTGCACGCcggggaagaagaggctgcccgcggcgccgacgaggaagcgcAGGATGTAAAGCTGCCAGGCCGAGGTTGCCTTGTACTGGGCGAGTGTGAGGGCGGCCCAGACGAGatcggcgccggggaggaAGTAGCTCGCGGAGAAGCGCGTCATCTAGCAATCCGAAGGTTTTagctctcttcttctcccctcTGCCTTTTTTTTTATCTCTCCATGATGAGAGTGTATATTATAAATCACCGTACCAGGAGTGTAAGGGGAATCTggagggcgacgaagccgaccaTGTACGACGTATTGAGGTAGTTGAGCTCGTTGCCATAGAGGCCGAGGGACTCGCGCATGCCGCTGACGTAGgcagtcgcggcggcggactggTCGAGGACCTTGGCCCAGTAGGCGAGGAATACGAAGACCAAgatgagggcgtcgagcttgaggatgaggcggcgctcctcgggcgtGTCGCTGGGCGAGAACCACTGGTACCACTTCTGACGCGTGGGCGCGATGTCATTTTCGTCGGAGgcaagatgatgatgatgctgctggtgatggaTGTGCTCCTCGCTAATCAGCAGCTCAGGCGCCATCTTCTTGTCGCCGGCAGAAGGGGGCTGATTTtgctgcggtggcggagACGGTGGCGCCGATGCCTCATTCTCGTTGGGAAGAGACATGATTCTCCTTGGCTGAGGGTGAAAGGATGGGAGAAAGACGGGCTTCaccaggtcaggtcaggtcagggAGGACGAGACAAGAAGGTGAAGCCCCGGCGGGCCTTTATAATTGCCGTTTTGGGACGCCTGCtggcgggggcgcgcgcccgaGGTCGGCATCACGCAATCGGTAAATCCATGTCGTGGGATGGAGCCAAACGGGTCGGTCAGACAACTATTGTCAGATTCCATGGTAGATCGGGCGCGCGGACGATGCGGTTGAAGCCCGTCAAACCGCGTGTCGGGAGTGCGTGTACTGAGCGATGGTAAAGGTGAAGAGAGGTCAGGTTGGAGCATAACCAACCTGGTTGACAAAGGCTCGGCGCGGGCTTGGCTGCCGGTGGCCTGTGCCGCGACAGCGTACAGGGCTCTCCCGGATGGCCGCTTACAGTggtaggtagtaccttagtacccTGGAAGTCTGCTGGCCAGCGGGACGCGCGTCGCAGGAGGTAGTTTTGCCGCGTCGACATTAGTCGTGGGCCAGATGCAGCCCGGCATCGCGGCTAATATCATGCCTACCTTAACCGCCTATTTCCAGCAACTGGTAGCACATCGAGTAGCCCTGCCGCTAGGTAATCGGCGGTCTCTGTACGATGGGGCGTCTGCCATGGCTGACCCTTACATTCAGAGACTTCCAGGTCGAGCTCACACTTTGTACTCTGTTAGTCGCTTATCAGATACGGAATGGATGCCGGAAGACTGGCAGCGCACTCACCGGCTTGTGGATCGGACACCAAGATCCCTCTCCAGTTCAGGAATTCGTTCCCGTGAGCATACCCGAGCGCTGACATGGAGCAACGACAACCCGAGGGGAAATGGCATTAACCCCCAGTGGTATTGGTgcgtcgtgtcgtcgccgctgcttgcctggcaagcctggctACCGAGGTGGGATACACAGGACTTTGCTGATCTATCCGCAAACGCCCGCGATGGGCTTCGATTCTTGGCGGCGGTTGCGATCGGAAATAAATAGACGATCAAGGGACCCGTCCCACAAGTTCGCCTCTCGACAGCCGTCGATCACCTCTGCTTCGCACGAGGTATGGCGGTGGACTGGGCGGGGGCCAGAGTGCGAGGGCAGCAAAGAGGAAGGGAAAGGGTCTTGCGGCTCAAGCCGCCCGTGGGGGGTGTGACGCAGGGCAATGGAGCTTCCAGTTTAGCGCTTTACATCATACCTCCAGGTACCTACAGTGCGGGCTGCTAGATCCATATCTCCTCCACCCCACTCACTTTATTATCAGCTcgcacgccgcccaccacctcgaTCGACCAAGctctcgccgttgccggcAACAGAACAGAACAGACGAAAAGACGCAGGCTCTCGCGGGCTGGCTTCCGGCATATCCATGCCCCTTCCCGAGTCCCTGGCGGATTGAGCgtctccctccccgccgcggctcgccgttgacggcgacgacgagccgccaG from Purpureocillium takamizusanense chromosome 6, complete sequence encodes:
- the SIT1_3 gene encoding ferrioxamine B transporter (TransMembrane:14 (i60-83o95-115i127-144o150-169i181-199o211-238i273-293o305-322i342-363o383-400i407-428o434-456i468-494o547-568i)~COG:U~EggNog:ENOG503NUD0), translating into MTSDSRASPATKTSDVRQTSMIDDAHNVPEEAAFALTGSTSPGVKRMEAVARHMSRPGRVMLFVGIFIVAYVYSLDISLRYAYQPTATDSFSTHSLLATVSVLRSVIAAAAQPTSAKIADVFGRMELLLLSILFYVVGTIVDATSNGVEAFSAGAVLYQVGFTCVSFLVEVILSDVTSLRARLLFSYVPVSPFLINAWVSGDVAAAALDRIGWRLGIGMWAVIYPMSTIPLFAAMWWAHRRAKRAGDLGKYKTPFQLLGGGALAKALFWQLDVIGMVLMIAVLALILVPLTLAGGSSTTWHQGHIIAPLVIGMLCIPAFVFWEAKAKHPMIPLHLLKDRMVWGALGVIAAMNCAAAVQGDYLYTVLVISFNQSVLSATRITNLYSFTACLTGLFFGVVVYKLRRLKWIIVCGSGLHLVAFGLLIQFRGGGGADYAGMVGAQVLLGVSCGMFTYAALASIQAATRHEHLAVITGVYFACFNVGGAIGNAISGAIWTQLLPGQLQQDLAPFGNDTLPGLVYESPFTTIEGYPWGSPERDGVVASYRHTQRILCITGICIASLVCVFALCLRDPRLTDEQSLPNAEVKAKPSDAELVSKAAR
- a CDS encoding uncharacterized protein (TransMembrane:9 (n4-13c18/19o34-56i68-85o105-124i163-184o204-226i238-260o266-286i298-320o332-353i)~EggNog:ENOG503NX57~COG:G); the protein is MTRFSASYFLPGADLVWAALTLAQYKATSAWQLYILRFLVGAAGSLFFPGVQWYLGCWYKRSELSRRSALFFVASQVGGMSAGYIQTGAHAGLNMLHGIEGWRWLYIICFSCTFPVAILGFVTLPGQPETPRTLFLSQREVQLARDRMAAEHREPRKPLTIPVVRSVLSGWHFWVLVAFAFFFSQADGVSSNSGLPLWLKEQGYGVEAINTITTVSPAVTIVASLICGVLSDAYDAKVPLIAVTAGLNIFASIVLAIWHVPTGLKFFAFFLAGSADGIAGVIYAWANEICAGNAEERAIVISSMNTIGNVFGAWIPLLAWKTVDAPRYLIGYNWTIALDVCMIGMLFVLRSFWNKEKKQSSRLAVASTSP